The Cellulophaga sp. L1A9 genome window below encodes:
- the pruA gene encoding L-glutamate gamma-semialdehyde dehydrogenase, translated as MGKGFFKVPTAINEPIKGYAPGSPEREEVLKQYKAYFNGTVDVPLYIGNEEIKTGNTKPMSPPHDHKHVVGTYHLAEKKHVTQAIDNALASRTAWATLPWEQRAAIFLKAAELLAGPYRAKINAATMIAQSKTIHQAEIDAACEFIDFLRFNVQYMTEIYQEQPASAPGIWNRVEFRPLEGFIYAITPFNFTAIAGNLPASAAMMGNVVVWKPSDSQIFSAKVIVDVFKEAGLPDGVINVVYGDPVMITETVLDSPDFAGIHFTGSTHVFKELWKQIGTNIHTYKTYPKIVGETGGKDFIVAHKTANPSQVSTAIVRGSFEFQGQKCSAASRVYLPKSIATEVLENVKADLKTINKPGSPEDMSNYVTAVIHEGSFDKLAKYIDQAKADKNAEVIAGGNYDKSKGYFIEPTVILTTDPKYTTMETELFGPVVTIYVYEDEDWAETLKLVDSTSEYALTGAVLARDRYVIEEATKALQNCAGNFYINDKPTGAVVGQQPFGGARASGTNDKAGSAQNLLRWVSPRLIKETFVTPVDYRYPFLG; from the coding sequence ATGGGTAAAGGATTTTTTAAAGTTCCGACAGCTATTAACGAACCTATAAAAGGATACGCGCCAGGATCTCCCGAACGTGAAGAGGTATTAAAACAATACAAAGCTTACTTCAATGGCACTGTTGATGTACCCTTATATATTGGTAACGAAGAAATAAAAACAGGAAATACGAAACCAATGTCTCCTCCTCATGATCACAAACATGTTGTGGGAACTTACCATTTGGCAGAAAAAAAACACGTAACACAAGCGATAGATAATGCTTTAGCGTCTAGAACTGCTTGGGCTACTCTTCCTTGGGAACAAAGAGCTGCTATATTTTTAAAAGCCGCTGAGTTACTTGCAGGACCTTATAGAGCTAAGATTAATGCTGCCACAATGATAGCACAATCTAAGACAATACACCAAGCTGAAATTGATGCTGCTTGTGAATTTATTGACTTCCTACGTTTCAACGTACAGTACATGACCGAAATATATCAAGAGCAACCAGCATCTGCCCCAGGTATTTGGAACCGTGTTGAATTTAGACCTTTGGAAGGTTTTATTTATGCCATTACACCGTTTAACTTTACTGCCATTGCTGGAAATTTACCTGCAAGTGCAGCCATGATGGGTAATGTTGTGGTTTGGAAACCAAGTGACAGCCAAATATTCTCTGCTAAAGTTATTGTAGATGTTTTCAAAGAAGCAGGTTTACCTGATGGCGTAATAAACGTTGTTTACGGCGATCCTGTTATGATTACCGAAACCGTTCTAGATAGCCCTGATTTTGCAGGTATTCACTTTACAGGTTCTACTCATGTATTTAAAGAACTATGGAAGCAAATTGGAACTAATATTCACACGTACAAAACATATCCAAAAATTGTAGGTGAAACTGGAGGTAAAGATTTTATCGTAGCGCATAAAACGGCTAACCCAAGTCAAGTTTCTACGGCAATAGTACGAGGATCTTTTGAGTTTCAAGGACAAAAATGTAGTGCTGCATCTAGAGTATATTTGCCAAAATCAATTGCTACAGAAGTTTTAGAAAACGTAAAAGCAGATTTAAAAACGATCAACAAACCAGGTTCTCCTGAAGACATGTCTAACTACGTAACTGCTGTTATTCATGAAGGTTCTTTTGATAAATTAGCAAAATATATTGACCAAGCCAAAGCAGATAAGAACGCGGAGGTCATTGCAGGTGGTAATTACGACAAATCTAAAGGGTACTTTATAGAACCTACAGTTATCTTAACTACAGATCCAAAATATACCACCATGGAAACTGAATTATTCGGACCTGTTGTAACAATTTATGTATACGAAGATGAAGATTGGGCTGAAACTTTAAAACTAGTAGACAGTACATCTGAATATGCATTAACAGGAGCTGTTTTAGCTAGAGATCGTTATGTTATTGAAGAAGCCACTAAAGCATTGCAAAATTGTGCAGGTAACTTCTACATAAACGACAAGCCAACTGGTGCCGTGGTAGGACAGCAACCTTTTGGTGGTGCAAGAGCCTCTGGTACTAACGATAAAGCAGGATCAGCACAAAATTTATTGCGATGGGTTTCTCCAAGATTAATTAAGGAAACATTTGTAACTCCTGTAGATTACAGATATCCATTTTTAGGATAG
- a CDS encoding Na(+)-translocating NADH-quinone reductase subunit A: MSKDIRIKKGLNINLVGKADTSTVKAPNSNVYVINLQDFHGVAPKMLVKEGAEVKAGEALFYNKNHESMLFVSPVSGELVEIKRGDRRKILSLKILAGKTQESIELQVPNLGSASAADIKALLLKSGSWPFIKQRPYDVIANPETTPKAIFVSGYVTAPLAAELNYTLKGREKELQAAISAVSKLTPGKVHVSYGDSSSPLAGLKDAEMHQVSGPHPAGLVGTQINKLDPVNKGEVVWVITPQDLVIIGELLLTGKFNAERIVALAGSSVKKPQYYITKIGSEIATFLYASGVNGENFRVINGDVLTGSIASQDGYLGFYNNTVTAIPEGNDYEFFGWNKPVFNKISTTRALTFSWLSPKKKYDLTTNTNGEHRAFVVTGQYEEVFPLDIFPMQLLKACMVKDLDEMEQLGLYEVAPEDFSLTEFICISKQPHQQIIREGLDLLQKEIG, encoded by the coding sequence ATGTCTAAAGACATCAGAATTAAAAAAGGCTTAAACATTAATTTGGTGGGTAAGGCTGATACAAGTACAGTTAAGGCTCCAAATAGTAATGTTTATGTTATAAATTTACAAGACTTTCATGGGGTTGCCCCTAAAATGCTTGTAAAAGAAGGCGCGGAAGTAAAAGCAGGTGAGGCGCTCTTCTACAACAAAAATCATGAATCAATGCTTTTTGTTTCTCCTGTGAGTGGTGAATTAGTTGAAATTAAAAGAGGGGATCGAAGAAAAATCCTTTCACTTAAGATTTTGGCTGGTAAAACTCAAGAATCAATAGAACTTCAAGTTCCAAATCTAGGTAGTGCATCAGCTGCAGATATTAAAGCATTATTGCTTAAGTCTGGTAGCTGGCCGTTTATCAAACAACGACCTTATGATGTGATTGCAAATCCTGAAACGACGCCAAAAGCAATTTTTGTGTCAGGATATGTAACCGCTCCCTTGGCAGCAGAACTGAACTATACTTTAAAAGGTAGAGAAAAAGAATTACAAGCAGCTATTTCTGCGGTTTCTAAACTTACGCCAGGTAAAGTACATGTTTCTTATGGTGATTCTAGTTCTCCATTAGCGGGGTTAAAAGATGCTGAAATGCATCAGGTTTCTGGTCCGCATCCTGCTGGTCTTGTAGGTACACAAATTAATAAACTTGATCCTGTTAATAAAGGAGAAGTAGTTTGGGTAATTACACCTCAAGATTTAGTAATTATTGGAGAATTATTACTTACGGGTAAATTTAACGCAGAGCGTATTGTTGCTTTAGCGGGTTCTTCGGTAAAAAAACCTCAATATTATATCACTAAAATTGGATCTGAAATTGCAACATTCCTTTATGCGAGTGGAGTAAATGGAGAGAATTTTAGAGTTATAAATGGTGATGTTTTAACAGGATCTATAGCTAGTCAAGATGGTTATTTAGGCTTTTATAACAATACTGTAACGGCGATTCCTGAAGGAAATGATTATGAATTTTTTGGTTGGAATAAGCCAGTTTTTAATAAAATCTCGACTACTAGAGCGTTAACCTTTTCTTGGTTAAGTCCTAAGAAGAAATATGATCTTACCACCAATACGAATGGCGAACATAGAGCATTTGTGGTTACAGGTCAATATGAAGAGGTGTTTCCATTAGATATTTTTCCAATGCAATTGTTAAAAGCGTGTATGGTTAAAGATTTAGATGAAATGGAACAATTAGGATTGTATGAAGTTGCTCCGGAAGATTTTTCATTGACAGAATTTATCTGTATTTCTAAGCAACCTCATCAGCAAATTATTCGTGAAGGATTAGATTTATTACAAAAAGAAATAGGATAA
- a CDS encoding DUF5103 domain-containing protein, with amino-acid sequence MKKYFLLFLLLVSYLNTTAQVQEEINPPENIKTIVFKGETEDQFPIILLGDPIYLEFDDITAGEYDYYYKITHYNYDWTPSDLLKSQYLNGIDDQRITDYDNSYNTLQPYSNYKLTIPNDNVRLKISGNYMLEVYDSNYEIVFSRRFVVYQDLVTVGVTPKRTRDFEFINEKQIIQININYSNFSVVNPKKEVKLAIIQNYYWPTAIHNIKPQFTLGNELIYKYDNETSFYAGNEFLNFDTKDLRSATAAISSIELTDIYNHYLFTNRYRNNTPYTYFPDIDGDFVVRTLQGDDSSREAEYTKLHFSLPYKEELGLDDVYVFGKFNNYAITEENKMTYNSENGLLEATLLMKQGFYNYKYVTKQGETIDLNKISGNFHNTENHYLVLVYYRNFGDLYDSIIGIGSANSINISN; translated from the coding sequence ATGAAAAAATATTTTTTATTATTCTTATTACTAGTTAGTTATTTAAACACTACCGCTCAAGTTCAAGAAGAAATAAACCCTCCTGAAAACATTAAAACTATTGTTTTTAAAGGCGAAACCGAAGATCAATTTCCAATTATTCTACTTGGAGACCCCATCTATTTAGAATTTGATGACATCACCGCAGGTGAATATGATTATTATTACAAAATTACACACTATAATTATGACTGGACACCTTCCGATTTGCTAAAATCGCAATACTTAAACGGAATTGACGATCAAAGAATTACAGACTATGATAATAGTTACAACACATTACAACCCTACTCTAATTATAAACTCACCATACCTAATGACAATGTAAGGTTAAAGATTAGCGGTAATTATATGTTAGAAGTTTATGACAGTAATTACGAGATTGTTTTTTCAAGAAGGTTTGTAGTCTACCAAGACCTAGTCACAGTTGGGGTTACTCCAAAAAGAACCCGTGATTTCGAATTCATTAATGAGAAACAAATAATTCAAATCAATATAAACTACAGTAACTTTTCGGTGGTAAATCCAAAAAAAGAAGTAAAACTAGCCATTATTCAAAACTATTATTGGCCTACCGCTATCCACAATATTAAGCCACAATTTACACTAGGCAATGAGTTGATTTATAAATATGACAACGAAACAAGCTTTTATGCTGGAAATGAATTTCTAAACTTTGACACTAAAGATTTAAGATCTGCAACTGCAGCAATTTCTTCTATAGAATTGACAGATATATACAACCACTATTTATTCACAAATCGATACCGCAACAACACCCCTTACACTTATTTCCCAGACATTGATGGCGATTTTGTAGTTCGCACATTACAAGGAGATGATTCTTCTAGAGAAGCAGAGTACACTAAACTCCATTTTAGCCTACCTTATAAAGAAGAACTCGGTCTAGATGACGTTTATGTTTTTGGAAAGTTTAATAATTATGCGATCACTGAAGAAAATAAAATGACTTATAATTCTGAAAACGGACTTCTAGAAGCAACGCTTCTAATGAAGCAAGGTTTTTACAATTATAAGTATGTTACCAAACAAGGAGAAACAATAGATCTAAACAAAATTTCAGGAAATTTTCACAACACCGAAAATCATTATCTAGTTTTGGTCTACTACCGAAATTTTGGAGATTTATATGACAGCATTATCGGTATCGGATCTGCAAACTCTATAAACATTAGCAACTAA
- a CDS encoding DinB family protein produces MKLKLASLIGIFLLATFSYAQKAPKMQKIEKPQENLAQTTIHDVLIGNQQQVIQLAEAFSEEQYDWRPMDGVNSVSEALLHVASGNYFLASKMGFAPPENVDVMGLAKIKGKDAIIAALKASNAFVLSAILMVRNEKLTEEVDFGFAKMSTLAGLLAIMEHNGEHKGQLIAYARSNNVTPPWSLN; encoded by the coding sequence ATGAAACTAAAACTAGCATCACTTATCGGAATTTTCCTTTTAGCGACATTTTCTTATGCCCAAAAAGCACCCAAAATGCAAAAAATAGAAAAGCCACAAGAGAACTTAGCACAAACTACCATTCACGATGTGCTAATCGGCAATCAACAACAAGTCATTCAATTAGCAGAAGCTTTCTCCGAAGAACAGTATGACTGGAGACCTATGGACGGCGTAAATTCTGTTAGCGAAGCCCTTTTGCATGTCGCTAGTGGAAATTACTTTCTAGCCTCAAAAATGGGATTTGCACCCCCTGAGAATGTAGATGTCATGGGATTAGCTAAAATTAAAGGAAAAGACGCTATTATTGCTGCATTAAAAGCATCTAACGCCTTTGTCCTTTCAGCAATTTTAATGGTAAGAAATGAGAAGCTGACAGAAGAAGTAGATTTCGGATTCGCCAAAATGAGCACCCTAGCAGGACTACTAGCTATCATGGAACACAATGGAGAACACAAAGGCCAGTTAATTGCGTACGCACGATCTAACAATGTAACACCACCTTGGAGTTTAAATTAA
- the apaG gene encoding Co2+/Mg2+ efflux protein ApaG, with amino-acid sequence MTTQITKGIKISVSTSFEGTFFKNYKTHYAFGYTITIENQSKDSVQLTSRHWKIYDSLNELEVLDGEGVIGKKPVILPGESHTYSSGCLLTSTIGAMKGHYNMVNFTTNEKFRVYIPTFKFSTPFTLN; translated from the coding sequence ATGACAACTCAGATAACAAAAGGGATAAAGATTTCTGTAAGCACAAGTTTTGAAGGTACGTTTTTTAAAAATTACAAAACGCACTATGCTTTTGGCTATACCATTACTATTGAAAACCAAAGCAAAGATTCTGTGCAGCTCACTTCTCGTCATTGGAAAATATACGACTCTTTAAATGAATTAGAGGTGTTAGATGGCGAAGGCGTTATAGGCAAAAAACCCGTTATACTTCCTGGAGAATCACACACCTACAGCTCTGGATGTCTATTAACTTCTACCATAGGTGCTATGAAAGGTCACTACAACATGGTGAATTTCACTACAAATGAAAAATTTAGAGTATACATTCCTACTTTTAAATTTAGCACTCCGTTTACCTTGAACTAA